One window of Oscillibacter hominis genomic DNA carries:
- the sdaAB gene encoding L-serine ammonia-lyase, iron-sulfur-dependent subunit beta has translation MLDIFEILGPVMVGPSSSHTAGAVRIGNMARTLLGEPPVTAHIGLHGSFAETGKGHGTDKALIAGLLGMKPDDMDIPVSFQIAQAQGLSFDFREVQLRDAHPNSVVMELVGNAGHTLKMQASSTGGGRIMVNQLDNIPVEFTGDYHTLVIHNQDDCGYIAEVTTELSKMQVNIANMRLCRHERGGEAIMVIETDQQVPPVAIQLLGELEGINKITYYEREDT, from the coding sequence ATGCTGGATATATTTGAAATTTTGGGGCCGGTGATGGTTGGACCCTCCAGCTCCCACACCGCCGGGGCGGTGCGCATCGGCAATATGGCCCGCACCCTTTTGGGCGAGCCTCCTGTGACAGCGCACATTGGGCTCCACGGCTCCTTTGCAGAGACCGGCAAGGGCCACGGCACCGACAAAGCGCTCATCGCCGGCCTTTTGGGGATGAAGCCCGACGATATGGACATTCCGGTAAGCTTCCAAATCGCTCAGGCACAGGGACTTTCCTTTGATTTCCGGGAGGTCCAGCTGCGGGATGCCCACCCCAACAGCGTGGTGATGGAGCTGGTGGGGAATGCGGGGCACACCCTGAAGATGCAGGCGTCCTCCACCGGTGGCGGGAGGATTATGGTAAACCAGTTGGATAACATCCCTGTGGAGTTCACCGGCGACTACCACACGCTGGTGATCCACAACCAGGACGACTGCGGCTACATAGCGGAGGTGACCACGGAGCTGTCCAAGATGCAGGTCAACATTGCCAACATGCGCCTTTGCCGCCACGAGCGGGGCGGGGAGGCCATCATGGTCATAGAGACGGACCAGCAGGTGCCGCCGGTGGCGATCCAGCTGTTGGGAGAGCTGGAAGGCATCAATAAAATCACCTATTATGAGAGAGAGGACACATAA
- the sdaAA gene encoding L-serine ammonia-lyase, iron-sulfur-dependent, subunit alpha has product MALDSMTEILEAVERTGKPFWEVVLDTDVEERQVSREDSIEKMRFTWRSMVAASDAYTGTRRSVSGLVGGDGAKMRQFIQSGQVIGGHLLGEIIAEALAMGESNACMRKIVAAPTAGACGVLPAVLIPLYRWELAAERKILEALYVASGIGAVIAYRACISGAAGGCQAEIGTASAMAAGALVALRGGGAEMIANATAMALKNLMGLICDPVAGLVEVPCVKRNVIGAMNAVSSADMALAGIESRVPVDQVIDAMGDVSRHMPVEFRETALGGLAVTEFGLKAKENLKKQH; this is encoded by the coding sequence ATGGCACTGGACTCAATGACGGAGATCCTGGAGGCGGTGGAGAGGACCGGAAAGCCCTTCTGGGAGGTCGTTTTGGATACAGACGTGGAGGAGCGGCAGGTCAGCCGGGAGGACTCCATAGAAAAGATGCGCTTCACCTGGCGGAGCATGGTGGCGGCCTCCGACGCCTATACCGGTACCCGGCGCAGCGTCAGCGGCTTGGTGGGGGGCGACGGCGCCAAGATGCGCCAGTTCATCCAGTCCGGACAGGTCATCGGCGGACATCTGTTGGGCGAGATCATCGCCGAGGCGCTGGCCATGGGCGAGTCCAACGCCTGCATGCGCAAGATTGTGGCCGCGCCCACCGCGGGGGCCTGCGGCGTGCTGCCGGCAGTGCTGATCCCGCTGTACCGGTGGGAGCTGGCCGCGGAGCGCAAGATATTGGAAGCGCTCTATGTGGCCAGCGGCATCGGCGCGGTGATTGCCTACCGGGCCTGCATTTCGGGCGCGGCAGGCGGGTGCCAGGCGGAGATCGGAACCGCTTCGGCCATGGCGGCAGGCGCATTGGTCGCCCTGCGGGGCGGCGGCGCAGAGATGATTGCCAACGCCACGGCCATGGCGCTGAAGAATCTCATGGGATTGATCTGCGACCCGGTGGCGGGGCTGGTGGAGGTTCCCTGCGTCAAGCGGAATGTGATCGGTGCCATGAACGCCGTCAGCAGCGCGGACATGGCGCTGGCGGGGATTGAGAGCCGCGTACCCGTGGACCAGGTCATCGACGCCATGGGGGATGTGAGCCGTCATATGCCTGTGGAGTTCCGGGAGACAGCCCTGGGCGGCTTGGCGGTGACGGAATTTGGGCTGAAGGCCAAGGAGAACCTAAAAAAACAGCATTAG
- a CDS encoding phosphatase PAP2 family protein, translated as MMRKLNEFYHTYPHVKYCLLFPVYLAIYFIAEALITKNYWVSYLPLDDHIPFLEGFVLFYDLWYPAMILIGVYLLLKEPENFKRYMKFLFAGFFLCEVIWVLFPNGQNLRPEVFPRENFFTQLIAGLYAADTNTNVFPSAHVVGAIAVAAGVFHSQMLQKKNWLKALTVVLCFLIAISTVFIKQHSILDVFAGVALCIPLHFIVYGRVPQPLPQKMKKMQAE; from the coding sequence ATGATGAGAAAACTAAATGAGTTCTATCATACCTATCCTCACGTCAAATACTGCCTGCTCTTCCCTGTCTATCTGGCGATCTACTTCATCGCTGAGGCGCTGATTACCAAAAACTACTGGGTCTCCTATCTGCCCTTAGACGACCACATCCCTTTTCTGGAGGGGTTTGTCCTGTTCTACGACCTGTGGTACCCTGCCATGATCCTCATCGGCGTCTATCTCCTGCTGAAGGAGCCCGAGAATTTCAAGCGCTACATGAAGTTCCTGTTCGCCGGCTTTTTTCTCTGCGAGGTCATCTGGGTCCTCTTCCCCAATGGGCAGAATTTGCGGCCGGAGGTCTTCCCTCGGGAGAACTTCTTCACGCAGCTGATCGCCGGGCTGTACGCGGCGGACACAAACACCAATGTCTTCCCCAGCGCCCATGTGGTGGGCGCCATCGCCGTTGCGGCGGGCGTTTTTCACTCCCAAATGCTTCAGAAGAAAAACTGGCTGAAGGCCCTGACCGTGGTCCTCTGCTTCCTCATCGCCATCAGCACGGTGTTCATCAAGCAGCACTCCATCTTAGATGTGTTCGCCGGCGTGGCACTTTGCATCCCGCTGCATTTCATCGTCTATGGCCGGGTGCCCCAGCCGCTGCCGCAAAAAATGAAAAAAATGCAGGCGGAATAG
- a CDS encoding ABC transporter permease — MFDLVSFIPRAVMQGIPLLYGSTGEILTEKSGNLNLGIPGVMYVGGICGVIGAFFYEQAVPAAQMNALLAVGIPMVCSLLGSLLMGLVYSVLTITLRANQNVTGLALTSFGVGVGNFFGGSLIKLTGSEVPSIALSATSSYFSKALPFADDLGWFGQVFLSYGFLAYLAVIIAIVSSFVLKRTRVGLQLRAVGESPATADAAGINVTRYKYLATCIGSMVAGLGGLYYVMDYACGVWSNNAFGDRGWLAIALVIFTIWRPNVSILASILFGGFYILYLYIPSGLDLSVKELYKMIPYVVTLVVLIIVSLRNKRENQPPASLGLSYFREER, encoded by the coding sequence ATGTTTGATCTGGTATCTTTTATCCCCAGGGCCGTGATGCAGGGCATCCCCCTGCTCTATGGCAGCACCGGTGAAATCCTGACGGAGAAGTCCGGCAACCTGAACCTGGGCATCCCCGGTGTTATGTACGTAGGCGGCATCTGCGGCGTCATCGGCGCCTTCTTCTATGAGCAGGCCGTTCCCGCAGCGCAGATGAACGCCCTGTTGGCGGTGGGCATCCCCATGGTCTGCTCCCTGCTGGGTTCGCTGCTCATGGGCCTTGTATACAGCGTGCTGACCATCACCCTCCGGGCCAACCAGAACGTCACCGGCCTGGCTCTGACCTCCTTCGGCGTGGGCGTGGGCAACTTCTTCGGCGGCTCCCTCATCAAGCTCACCGGCAGTGAGGTGCCCTCCATCGCCCTTTCCGCCACCAGCTCCTATTTCAGCAAGGCCCTTCCTTTTGCGGACGATCTGGGCTGGTTCGGCCAAGTGTTTCTCTCCTATGGCTTTTTGGCCTATCTGGCTGTGATCATTGCCATCGTGTCCTCCTTTGTGCTCAAGCGCACCCGGGTGGGCCTCCAGCTCCGGGCAGTGGGCGAGAGTCCCGCCACCGCCGACGCCGCCGGAATCAACGTCACCCGCTACAAGTATCTGGCCACCTGCATCGGCAGCATGGTGGCTGGTCTGGGCGGCCTCTACTATGTCATGGACTACGCCTGCGGCGTCTGGTCCAACAACGCCTTCGGCGACCGAGGCTGGCTGGCCATCGCCCTGGTGATCTTCACCATCTGGCGGCCCAACGTCAGCATCCTGGCCTCCATCCTGTTCGGCGGCTTCTATATCCTCTACCTCTACATCCCCTCGGGACTGGACCTGTCGGTGAAGGAGCTCTACAAGATGATCCCCTATGTGGTGACGCTGGTCGTGCTGATCATCGTCTCCCTGCGCAACAAGCGGGAAAACCAGCCTCCGGCCAGTCTGGGCCTGAGCTATTTCCGGGAAGAGCGGTAA
- a CDS encoding ABC transporter permease, producing the protein MNKQKRFYISKRTDIPRYQAWAIRGAAILLALVVCAIVTMLMTGENPISIYTTIFYGAFGTARRTWVTAQDLAILLGIALAVTPAFKMHFWNIGAEGQVLIGGLATTACMICLSDKLPNALVILCMVIASIAAGALWGFLPAFFKAKWNTNETLFTLMMNYIATQLAAYYIIVWEVPKGAGKIGIINQGTEVGWLPEIGNQYLLSIVLVAILTGVIYIYLNYSKHGYEIAVVGESQRTASYAGIKVDRVIIRTMVLSGAICGLIGLLLVGGINHTLTTTIVGGQGFTAVMVSWMAKFNPIIMVFTSLLLVFLSRGASEISSTFSLNHSFADILTGIILFFIIGSEFFITYKINLRKSAEKEA; encoded by the coding sequence ATGAATAAGCAGAAGCGGTTTTACATCTCCAAGCGCACGGACATTCCCCGATATCAGGCTTGGGCTATCCGGGGCGCCGCCATCTTGCTGGCGCTGGTCGTCTGTGCCATTGTCACCATGCTGATGACCGGAGAAAACCCCATCAGTATCTATACCACCATCTTTTACGGAGCCTTCGGCACGGCCCGGCGCACCTGGGTCACAGCCCAGGACCTGGCCATATTGCTGGGTATCGCCCTGGCCGTGACGCCGGCATTCAAGATGCACTTTTGGAACATCGGCGCCGAGGGACAGGTCCTCATCGGCGGCCTCGCCACCACCGCATGCATGATCTGCCTGTCAGACAAACTCCCCAACGCACTGGTGATCCTCTGCATGGTCATTGCCAGCATTGCCGCGGGCGCCCTGTGGGGCTTTCTGCCCGCCTTTTTCAAGGCCAAGTGGAACACCAATGAAACGCTGTTCACCCTGATGATGAACTACATCGCCACCCAGTTGGCGGCTTACTATATCATCGTCTGGGAGGTTCCCAAAGGCGCCGGCAAGATCGGTATCATCAACCAGGGCACAGAGGTGGGCTGGCTGCCCGAGATCGGTAACCAGTATCTCCTGAGCATCGTGCTGGTGGCCATCCTCACTGGTGTCATCTACATCTACCTCAACTACAGCAAGCACGGCTATGAGATTGCCGTGGTGGGCGAAAGCCAGCGCACCGCCAGCTACGCCGGCATCAAGGTGGACCGTGTCATCATCCGCACCATGGTGCTCTCCGGCGCCATCTGCGGCCTGATCGGCCTGCTGCTGGTGGGCGGTATCAACCACACCCTCACCACCACCATCGTGGGCGGGCAGGGCTTTACCGCCGTCATGGTATCCTGGATGGCCAAGTTCAACCCCATCATCATGGTCTTTACCAGTTTGCTCCTGGTCTTCCTCAGCCGGGGCGCCAGCGAGATTTCCAGCACCTTCAGCCTGAACCACTCCTTTGCCGATATCCTCACCGGCATCATTCTCTTCTTTATCATCGGCAGCGAGTTCTTCATCACCTATAAGATCAACCTGCGGAAATCCGCCGAGAAGGAGGCGTAA
- a CDS encoding ABC transporter ATP-binding protein, with protein MEHITKRFGSVVANHDINLELHKGEILSLLGENGSGKTTLMNMLSGIYYADEGQIYVNDQPVTIASPKDAFDLGIGMIHQHFKLVDVFTAAENIVLGLKDTGRLDLKKASRKIEEICDKYGFEIDLNQKIYEMSVSQKQTVEIVKVLYRGAEILILDEPTAVLTPQETEKLFAVMRNMRDDGKSLIIITHKLHEVLAVSDRVAVLRKGEYVCDVATKDASSQSLTDTMVGRSVTLNINRPQPVDPHKRLVVEGLTVYDPLGVKRLNNVSFTALSGEILGIAGISGSGQRELLEAISGLYPISEGSIRFYPPTEDGAEEPESRQLVGLDPMAIRKCGVSMAFVPEDRLGMGLVGSMGMTGNMMLRSWNKSKGAFLNRKASENLANQIWKELDVVTPSTSFPVRRMSGGNVQKVLVGREIAQDPAVLMTAYAVRGLDINTSYTIYNLLTEEKTKGVAVIYVGEDLDVLLELCDRILVLCGGQVSGIVDARTTDKLQVGTLMTHVGGGGTDE; from the coding sequence ATGGAACACATCACGAAACGCTTTGGCAGTGTCGTGGCCAACCACGACATCAATCTTGAGCTGCACAAGGGGGAGATCCTCTCTCTTCTGGGAGAGAACGGCAGCGGCAAGACTACGCTGATGAACATGCTCTCCGGCATCTACTACGCCGACGAAGGGCAAATCTATGTCAATGACCAGCCGGTGACCATCGCCTCTCCCAAAGACGCTTTCGATTTGGGCATCGGCATGATCCACCAGCACTTCAAGCTGGTGGACGTTTTCACCGCAGCGGAAAACATCGTACTGGGCCTGAAGGACACCGGCAGGCTGGACTTGAAAAAGGCCAGCCGGAAAATCGAGGAAATCTGCGATAAGTATGGCTTTGAGATCGATCTGAATCAGAAAATTTACGAGATGTCCGTTTCCCAAAAGCAGACGGTGGAAATCGTGAAAGTCCTTTACCGGGGTGCCGAAATCCTGATTCTGGACGAACCCACCGCGGTTCTGACCCCCCAGGAAACGGAAAAGCTCTTTGCCGTTATGCGCAATATGCGTGACGACGGCAAGTCCCTGATCATCATCACCCACAAGCTCCACGAGGTCCTGGCAGTCTCCGACCGGGTGGCAGTGCTGCGCAAGGGCGAATACGTGTGCGACGTAGCCACCAAGGACGCCAGCAGCCAGTCCCTGACGGACACGATGGTTGGGCGGTCCGTGACGCTGAACATCAACCGCCCCCAGCCGGTGGACCCCCACAAGCGTCTGGTGGTGGAGGGACTGACAGTCTATGACCCCCTGGGCGTCAAGCGCCTGAACAATGTGAGCTTCACCGCTTTGAGCGGTGAGATTCTCGGCATCGCAGGCATCTCCGGCTCCGGCCAGCGGGAGCTGCTGGAGGCCATTTCCGGCCTCTACCCCATCTCTGAGGGCAGCATCCGCTTCTATCCCCCCACAGAAGACGGCGCCGAAGAACCCGAGAGCCGGCAGCTGGTGGGGCTGGACCCCATGGCCATCCGCAAGTGCGGCGTGTCCATGGCCTTTGTGCCGGAGGACCGGCTGGGCATGGGACTGGTGGGCTCCATGGGCATGACCGGAAACATGATGCTGCGCTCCTGGAATAAGAGCAAGGGAGCCTTCCTCAACCGCAAGGCTTCAGAGAATCTGGCCAACCAAATTTGGAAGGAACTGGATGTCGTCACCCCCAGCACCTCCTTCCCGGTGCGGCGGATGTCCGGCGGTAATGTGCAGAAGGTACTGGTGGGCCGTGAGATCGCCCAGGATCCCGCCGTTTTGATGACGGCCTACGCCGTCCGGGGCCTGGACATCAACACGTCCTATACCATTTACAACCTGCTTACGGAAGAGAAGACAAAGGGTGTGGCTGTGATCTATGTGGGCGAGGATCTGGATGTGCTGCTGGAGCTGTGCGACCGGATTTTGGTGCTCTGCGGCGGCCAGGTCAGCGGCATCGTGGATGCCCGCACCACCGACAAGCTTCAGGTGGGCACTCTCATGACACATGTGGGAGGAGGCGGTACAGATGAATAA
- a CDS encoding BMP family ABC transporter substrate-binding protein, with protein MKKFLATLLALVMVLSLAACGGGGSSSGGGSGAGSGGSSSEGAGAANVKVGFIFLHDENSTYDLNFINAAKAACENLGITDYVLKTNVPEGQECYDTAADLADDGCNIIFADSFGHEDFMIQAAKDFPDVMFCHSTGTKAHTEGLENYHNAFASIYEGRYLAGIVAGLKLNEMIADGTITADQAKIGYVGAFTYAEVVSGYTSFFLGARSVCPTATMEVTFTGSWYDETAEKEGAQKLINNGCKLISQHADSMGAPTACELAGVPDVSYNGSTISACPNTYLVSSRIDWTPYYEYAISAVMNGTSIDADWTGTLSTGSVVLTDLNADVVAEGTAEAVETAKAQLEDGTLHVFDTSTFTVNGEALTSYMADVDTDADYTPDTEVIADGYFHESEYRSAPYFDLRIDGITLLDEAY; from the coding sequence ATGAAGAAGTTTCTTGCAACCCTTCTCGCATTGGTTATGGTTCTGAGTCTGGCCGCCTGTGGCGGCGGTGGCAGTTCCAGCGGAGGAGGCTCCGGCGCAGGGAGTGGAGGAAGCTCCTCTGAGGGAGCCGGCGCCGCCAATGTGAAGGTGGGCTTCATCTTCCTGCACGACGAAAACTCCACCTATGATCTGAACTTCATCAACGCTGCCAAGGCTGCCTGCGAGAATCTTGGCATCACGGATTACGTCCTCAAGACCAATGTCCCCGAAGGCCAGGAATGCTATGATACCGCTGCCGATCTGGCTGACGACGGCTGCAACATCATCTTTGCCGACAGCTTCGGCCATGAGGATTTTATGATCCAGGCCGCCAAGGATTTCCCCGATGTGATGTTCTGCCACTCTACCGGCACCAAGGCCCACACCGAGGGCCTGGAGAACTACCACAATGCCTTCGCCTCCATCTATGAGGGCCGCTATCTGGCTGGTATCGTGGCCGGTTTGAAGCTTAACGAGATGATCGCGGACGGCACCATCACCGCCGATCAGGCCAAGATCGGCTATGTGGGCGCTTTCACCTATGCTGAGGTGGTCTCCGGCTACACCTCCTTCTTCCTGGGCGCACGCTCCGTCTGCCCCACCGCCACTATGGAAGTGACCTTCACCGGTTCCTGGTATGACGAGACCGCCGAGAAGGAAGGCGCACAGAAGCTCATCAACAACGGCTGCAAGCTCATCAGCCAGCACGCCGACTCCATGGGCGCCCCCACTGCCTGCGAACTGGCCGGCGTACCCGATGTCTCCTACAACGGCTCCACCATCAGCGCCTGCCCCAACACCTATCTGGTTTCCTCCCGCATCGACTGGACTCCCTACTATGAGTATGCCATCTCCGCTGTGATGAACGGCACCAGCATCGACGCCGATTGGACCGGCACCCTTTCCACCGGCTCCGTGGTCCTCACCGACCTGAACGCCGATGTGGTGGCTGAGGGCACCGCTGAGGCGGTCGAGACGGCCAAAGCCCAGCTGGAGGACGGCACGCTGCATGTGTTCGACACCTCCACCTTCACCGTAAACGGAGAGGCCCTTACCAGCTACATGGCGGACGTGGATACCGACGCCGATTATACCCCCGACACCGAGGTCATTGCCGATGGGTATTTCCATGAGTCTGAGTATCGCTCCGCGCCTTATTTCGACCTGCGGATCGACGGCATCACCCTCTTGGACGAGGCTTATTAA
- the arcC gene encoding carbamate kinase → MGKRIVIALGGNALGSNLPEQMVAVRKTSKAIADLIEEGHEVVIAHGNGPQVGMIQEAMGLLTRAEPEKYIPFPLSVCVAMSQGYIGYDLQNALKEELLDRGIDKGVATVLTQVVVDQDDPAFQNPTKPIGAFLTREEAEKMEKEHGYKMVEDSGRGYRRVVASPKPQAIVELSTISALVGSGHVVIACGGGGIPVVTEHHHHLKGAAAVIDKDFASELMAEHLNADMLIVLTAVEKVAINFNKPDQQWLSDLTPDKAREYIAQGQFAPGSMLPKVEAALKFAESKPGRTALITLLEKAKDGISGKTGTAVHQ, encoded by the coding sequence ATGGGTAAACGTATCGTCATCGCTTTAGGCGGCAACGCCCTGGGCAGCAACCTGCCGGAACAGATGGTCGCTGTCCGCAAGACGTCCAAGGCCATCGCCGATTTGATCGAGGAGGGCCACGAGGTGGTCATCGCCCACGGCAACGGGCCTCAGGTGGGCATGATTCAGGAGGCAATGGGCCTGCTGACCCGTGCCGAGCCTGAAAAGTATATCCCCTTCCCCCTGTCCGTCTGCGTGGCCATGAGCCAGGGCTATATCGGCTATGACCTGCAAAACGCCCTGAAGGAAGAGCTGCTGGACCGCGGCATCGACAAGGGCGTGGCCACGGTGCTGACCCAGGTGGTGGTGGATCAGGACGACCCTGCCTTCCAGAATCCCACCAAGCCCATCGGTGCCTTTTTGACCCGTGAGGAAGCGGAAAAGATGGAGAAGGAGCACGGATACAAGATGGTGGAGGACTCCGGCCGCGGCTATCGCCGGGTGGTGGCCTCGCCCAAGCCCCAGGCCATTGTGGAGCTGTCCACCATCAGCGCCCTGGTGGGCTCCGGCCACGTGGTCATCGCCTGCGGCGGCGGCGGAATCCCCGTTGTCACCGAGCATCACCACCATCTCAAGGGCGCTGCCGCCGTAATCGACAAGGACTTTGCCTCGGAGCTGATGGCGGAGCACCTCAATGCCGACATGCTGATCGTCCTCACCGCAGTGGAGAAGGTGGCCATTAACTTCAACAAGCCCGACCAGCAGTGGCTCAGCGACCTGACCCCGGACAAGGCCCGGGAGTATATCGCCCAGGGCCAGTTTGCCCCCGGCTCCATGCTCCCCAAGGTGGAGGCCGCCCTCAAGTTCGCCGAGTCCAAGCCCGGGCGCACCGCGCTCATCACCCTGTTGGAAAAAGCAAAGGACGGTATTTCCGGGAAAACAGGCACCGCAGTCCATCAATAA
- the ygeW gene encoding knotted carbamoyltransferase YgeW, protein MSKTVELAKHLEKLHINNMYKNDFYWTWDKTDEELEAVFTVADALRDLRERNLSTRVFDSGLGISIFRDNSTRTRFSFASACNLLGLEVQDLDEKKSQIAHGETVRETANMVSFMADVIGIRDDMFIGEGHKYQKTFVDAVEEGYRDGILEQRPTLVNLQCDVDHPTQCMADMLHVIHHFGGVENLKGKKVAMTWAYSPSYGKPLSVPQGVIGLFTRFGMDVVLAHPEGYEVMPEIEEIAKKNAAATGGSFSKTSSMQEAFRDADIVYPKSWAPFAAMEQRTQLYAAGDQAGIDQLEQELLAQNAQHKDWACTEDMMKLTRDGKALYLHCLPADISGLSCEEGEVDSSVFDRYLVPLYKQASYKPYIIAAMIFLSKVKDPAAALMELDRRGEKRKEF, encoded by the coding sequence ATGAGCAAAACTGTTGAATTGGCAAAGCACCTGGAAAAGCTGCATATCAACAACATGTACAAAAACGACTTCTACTGGACCTGGGATAAGACCGATGAGGAGCTGGAGGCCGTCTTCACCGTGGCCGACGCCCTGCGGGACCTGCGGGAGCGCAACCTCTCCACCCGCGTGTTTGACTCCGGCCTCGGCATTTCCATCTTCCGGGACAACTCCACCCGCACCCGGTTCTCCTTTGCCTCCGCCTGCAACCTGCTGGGCCTGGAGGTCCAGGACCTGGACGAGAAGAAATCCCAGATCGCCCATGGCGAGACCGTCCGCGAAACCGCCAACATGGTCTCCTTCATGGCCGACGTCATCGGCATCCGGGACGACATGTTCATCGGCGAGGGCCACAAGTACCAGAAGACCTTTGTGGATGCGGTGGAAGAGGGCTACCGGGACGGTATCCTGGAGCAGCGCCCCACCCTGGTGAACCTCCAGTGCGACGTGGACCACCCCACCCAGTGCATGGCCGACATGCTCCACGTGATCCACCACTTCGGCGGCGTGGAAAACCTCAAGGGTAAAAAGGTCGCCATGACCTGGGCCTATTCCCCCAGTTACGGCAAGCCCCTCAGCGTGCCCCAGGGCGTTATCGGCTTGTTCACCCGCTTCGGCATGGACGTGGTCCTGGCCCATCCCGAGGGCTACGAGGTCATGCCGGAGATTGAGGAGATCGCCAAAAAGAACGCCGCTGCCACCGGCGGCAGCTTCTCCAAGACCAGCTCCATGCAGGAGGCCTTCCGGGACGCGGACATCGTCTACCCCAAGTCCTGGGCGCCCTTTGCCGCCATGGAACAGCGGACCCAGCTCTATGCCGCCGGCGACCAGGCCGGCATCGACCAGCTGGAGCAGGAGCTGCTGGCCCAGAACGCCCAGCACAAGGACTGGGCCTGCACCGAGGACATGATGAAGCTGACCCGTGACGGCAAGGCCCTCTACCTCCACTGCCTGCCCGCCGACATCTCCGGGCTGAGCTGTGAAGAGGGCGAGGTGGACAGCTCCGTCTTTGACCGCTACCTGGTGCCCCTCTATAAGCAGGCCTCCTACAAGCCCTACATCATCGCGGCCATGATCTTCCTGTCCAAGGTGAAGGATCCCGCCGCGGCGCTGATGGAGCTGGACCGGCGGGGCGAAAAGCGCAAGGAGTTTTAA
- a CDS encoding YgeY family selenium metabolism-linked hydrolase — protein MNFEAIQAAAKGYEADMTRFLRDLIAIPSESCGEEGVIRRIAAEMEKVGFDKVEIDGEGNVLGWMGKGPKVIAYDAHIDTVGIGNRENWTFDPYEGYETETEIGGRGGSDQEGGIVSSVYGAKIMKDLGLIPEDVTVLVTGTVQEEDCDGLCWQYIHNEDKVTPEFVISTEPTDGGIYRGHRGRMEIRVDVHGVSCHGSAPERGDNAIYKMADIIADVRSLNENDDSDDTEIKGLVKMLNPKYNPEHYEDARFLGRGTCTVSQIFYTSPSRCAVADSCAISIDRRMTAGETWDSCLEEIRNLPACKKYKDDVKVSMYMYDRPAWTGLIYETECYFPTWINKETAPHVQALVDAHRALYGDKRVGSPSTPEAAQKRRAPLIDKWTFSTNGVSIQGRYGIPCVGFGPGAESQAHAPNEITWKEDLVACAAIYAAVPGLYKGKGDEDVCEYRGGKTGNDIK, from the coding sequence ATGAACTTTGAGGCGATTCAAGCGGCCGCCAAGGGGTATGAGGCGGACATGACCAGATTCCTGAGGGACCTGATTGCCATCCCCAGTGAAAGCTGCGGCGAGGAAGGCGTCATCCGGCGCATCGCCGCCGAGATGGAGAAGGTCGGTTTCGACAAAGTGGAGATCGACGGCGAGGGCAACGTACTGGGCTGGATGGGCAAGGGCCCCAAGGTCATCGCCTACGACGCCCACATCGACACGGTGGGCATCGGCAACCGGGAAAACTGGACCTTCGACCCCTATGAAGGCTATGAGACGGAGACGGAGATCGGCGGCCGCGGCGGCAGCGACCAGGAGGGCGGCATCGTCTCCTCGGTCTATGGTGCCAAGATCATGAAGGACCTGGGCCTCATCCCTGAGGACGTAACCGTGCTGGTCACCGGAACCGTTCAGGAGGAGGACTGCGACGGCCTCTGCTGGCAGTACATACACAACGAGGACAAGGTGACGCCGGAGTTCGTGATCTCCACCGAGCCCACCGACGGCGGCATCTACCGCGGCCACCGGGGCCGCATGGAGATCCGTGTGGACGTCCACGGCGTCAGCTGCCACGGCTCCGCGCCTGAGCGGGGCGACAACGCCATCTACAAGATGGCGGACATCATCGCCGACGTCCGTTCCCTCAATGAAAACGACGATTCCGACGATACGGAGATCAAGGGCCTGGTGAAGATGCTCAACCCCAAGTACAACCCCGAGCACTATGAGGACGCCCGCTTCCTGGGCCGGGGCACCTGCACCGTGTCCCAGATCTTCTACACCTCCCCCTCTCGCTGCGCCGTGGCGGACAGCTGCGCCATCTCCATCGACCGGCGCATGACCGCCGGCGAGACCTGGGACTCCTGTTTGGAGGAAATCCGCAATCTGCCTGCCTGCAAAAAGTACAAGGATGATGTAAAGGTCAGCATGTACATGTACGACCGTCCCGCCTGGACCGGCCTGATCTATGAGACGGAGTGCTACTTCCCCACCTGGATCAACAAGGAGACCGCCCCCCACGTCCAGGCGCTGGTGGACGCCCACAGGGCCCTTTACGGCGACAAGCGGGTGGGTTCCCCGTCCACGCCCGAGGCGGCGCAAAAGCGCCGGGCTCCCCTGATCGACAAATGGACCTTCTCCACCAACGGAGTGTCCATCCAGGGCCGCTACGGCATCCCCTGCGTGGGCTTTGGCCCCGGCGCCGAATCCCAGGCCCACGCCCCCAATGAGATCACCTGGAAAGAGGACCTGGTGGCCTGCGCCGCCATCTATGCCGCCGTTCCCGGCCTCTACAAGGGCAAGGGCGACGAGGATGTGTGCGAATACCGGGGCGGCAAGACCGGCAACGACATCAAATAA